TTTTGTAAAAGGCCATATCTATCCATTGCATCTTTCAAACCGATGATCTTCTCAAATTCACCTTTACTGATATAGATCGCAACTTTCTGCTTGGTCTTCTCCTCTTTATCTTGCATCATGGAGTTCAGATAAAGTGCATGAGCCAACGCACCGTTTCTTCTATACATCTCTGCAGCTTCTTTTAGATATTTAGCATCATAAAAAGATCCTTCTTCAAACAGATCGGCCGTAACATGAGGCATCTCTTTTTGATTATAGTAGTGTCCTAGAAGGATATCTACTTTTGCTGATGACGGGAACTTTAACTTCGCTTCTTCAAGAATCTCTATAGCTTGCTCGCCCTCACCTGCACTTTGAAGCATCTGTGCCAAAGAGATATACTCCTGTGCATTTGCCGGCACTTTTTTCATATATGCTTTTGCTGCATCAATAGATGCCTGATAAAGCTTCAACTCTGCAAAATAATAAAACTTCTGCTTCAACAGTGTTGCGTCCTCAGGGAAAAGTTTGCTCCCTCGGCTTAGTGCATCGATAGCCGATCCCTTCTGATCAGCCTTCCAGTAACACTCTGCTCTTAAGGTAAAGAGTGACGCACTCGCACGTCCCTTTTCTCCTGCATCATCCAAGGCATGTACTGCATTAAGATATTCTCCGGCCTTGTAATAAGCTTGAGAAAGATAGATATAGATCTCTTCTATCTGATCTTTTCTCAACTTTTCAGGATCAAACACAGGAGTTTTAACCACAGGTTTTTCCTGCTTATCATTCTTGGAAAATATCTTAAAGAGATATTCTCTTTGGGGCTTATCTTCTACCGGTGGTTGATATACCTTTTTACGGGTTGCCAAAATCGCTTCTTTGAATGCATTGATCGATGATTGATAGTTCTCTTCCTTTAGAAAGATAAGACCTCTCATATTGTGATATTTATCCCACTCAATATCCATATGGGACTCTTTGGCTTTTTGAAGTTCATCAAGTGCCTTATCATATTTGCCATCATAATACATGATAGTCGCAATCTCCATATGGTTGATCGTCTGGTCTTCAGTCTCTTTTGCCTGAAGTGTCAGAACAGAGAAAAAAACGACTGATAGTGTCAATAATTTTTTCAACATCTTTTTACCTTAATTTAAATCGAAGCGAACTTTCTGCTTCGCCCACACTTTTACAGGGTTACCTTTATACTTTGCCGGTGCAAAACGCCAGCTTCTCACACCTCTCAGTGCTGCCTGATCAAACACTCCTGCCGGACTTGAAGCGATCACTTTTGCAAGTTCTACACTTCCGTCTTTACCAATGAGCAGGTTCACGATTACATATCCTTTGATACGTTTTTTTGCAGCTTCCGGCGGATAATCAAGTGGACTACGAGAAATCACTCTTGGCTTACTGTCCACTGTCCCTTCGCTCATTGCCGCATCTGCTGCTACATCTCCTAAGAGATTTCTTCCGTCACCGATGATATCCCCTGTTGCAAACTCAGGAATATTCATAGCCAAACCGCCTAACATCGCACCAAGATCAGGAAGCGGCGCTTTTGGTTGTGCTTTTGGCTTCGGTTTTGGTTTTGGTTTTGGTTTCTCCATTTTAGGCGGAAGTTTTTCCATTTTCACATAACGCATAGGATCTTTGACTTTTTTCTCTTTCTTTTCAACCTTCGCATTAAAAGAGACTACAAGTACCACCATAAGCAATGCACCAATAGCCATAGCCCATAGTGCAGATGATTTGGCACGATCTTTGTTAAATTTCACTTTTGCCATTGTAGATTATCCCATCTCTTTTGATGTTGAGACAGCTACATCTTTTGCCCCTGACATACGGCATTCATCTACAACATCGATCAATGTCTCTACCGGGATCGTATCGTCAGAAATAACCAATACAGACTTCTCTGTTGAAGTTCTTAATAGATCTCTTAACTTACTCTGGATTGCCCATAGCTGTACAGGTTGATTATCAATATACACCTGTCCTGTATTATCGATATAGACACGTACTACTTTTGAGTCTGCCTTACTCGCACTTGCAGCTGAAGGACGGTTAATATCCAATTTCATATCTTTAACAAATGTAGTGGTTACCATAAAAAAGATCAATAGGATAAAAACCATATCGATCAATGGAGATACATCTACATTATCTACTTCTTGTTTTTTTGGTCTAATTCTCATTCAGCATCCTTCGTGGATATAATATCTGTGATCTGTTCAAATTCCAGTTCGTAACGTTCTGCCTGTCTGTCAAGTACACGCCCTATGATCAATCCCGGTACCGCAACTACAAGCCCGAGTTCAGTGGTAAAGAGTGCTTTTGAGATACCTCCGGAGATACTCGCTCCCTGGGAGAACATCGAACTGTTTTGGAGTGCATCAAAAGTCTCGATCATACCTACAACCGTTCCAAGAAGACCAACCAGTGGTGCAAGAACTACTATCGTCTTGATCATAATCCTGTAGGTGTTTACATCACTATAGTATGGAAGCAGCACACCGTTGATGTGTTTTCTTACATTTGCACCGATAGCTTTAGCCTCTTGGGCAGCTTCTAGGGCATCCACAACAGCATAGTCAAGCATACCGCGCATCACTTGATCTTCACCTCTTGTTTCATGCTTGTTAATCAGTCTGCGGACATTTCCTTTTGTCCCTCTTTTGAGGATAAAATATCGATACCCTAAACCATACCAGAGAAAGAAATTGAGTACAAAAAGTACCCACATTACCATCCCTCCGGCATTCATAAGCTCGACAAATCTGCCGACAAACTCAAATGGCGAAAGCATCTTAGCCTCTGTACTTCTCGTAAAGGTTTACGATATGTAGTGCATTTTGCTCCATTGAGTCCTTGATACCCTGCGCCCAGCCAGAAAGCAGGTTTCCGATCAATAGAAGCGGGATTGCTACAATAAGACCTTGCATTGTCGTAACAAGTGCTGCAGAAATACCGCCTGAGAGAAGCTTCGGATCACCTGTACCAAATTCTGTGATCACATCAAAAGTCTCGATCATACCAGTTACAGTACCCAGTAGTCCCATTAACGGTGCTACAGCTGCGATTACCAATACGAAGCCACCGAATCTGTCAATCTGCGTACTTTCATTAAGGATATTTTCCATAATGACGTCTTCTACGTGTTCTCTGTCTTTATCGATATTTCTAAGTGCAGATTTGATTACTCTGGCAGTTGATCCCTCAAATCCTTTGATCGCATCAAGTGCTTCATGTTTTTTACCGCTCTCTACTTTTTCTACCACGATCTGAGTAATGTCATTTACATTTGTACTTGCTTTCATCAAGTTGATCACTCTTAGTCCTAAAAGAACCAAACCGAAGAGACCAAGTGCGAAGATGATATACCCAATGATTCCTCCATCTTCCATAGTCTCCACAAATGTTTTCTCTTTTACATAGTCTACCTCTTTATCCAGGTTCTCGTAAACAAAGATATTCACCGTATCATTTGGCTTTTTAGCATACATCGCTTTGGCATCATCTGATGAACCTACAGCATTCCACAATTTGTATGCCCCATTCCCTGCAGGAGCAAGTGCACCTGCTGCATCTTTAGAGATACCGTAAGCTGCAACATTACCCACTTTTACGATATCGCCTTCTACTTTTTTCCCATCCGGAAGGTAAAACTCACCTTTCTCGTTTCTTATAGAAGAAAGCTCACCGTAAAGTTTAGTAGAGACAGAAAGTGCCTGCTGTATCTTCTGAACATCTGTAGTCTTGTTATCATCACCCATCTTCACACCATACGGCTCAAGCGTCAAACGTGCCTGGTTTACGACATTTCCTACAAGACCACCGTTATCCTCTTTATCAGCAAGTGCTTTAGAGAGCTTTTCCAGCTTTTCACTGCTTGTTTTTGCATTTTTAGAAACTTCAAGGAGCGTAGACTGAAGTGCTTCTACTTTCTCTTTAGAAAGTTGAAGGTCTTTTTCCTGCTGCACCTTGTCTGTTTCAAGTCTCTTTGCTAGTTCTGTTTTTTGTGCTTTAAGAAATGCATACTCTTTTTGATATGCTCTATCAAGCTCACTTGCATTTGTCACTGTCAGTAGTGCGAAAAGTGTAAAAATAGGTAAAAATAATTTCATTATCATCGCTTTCATTAGTTAACTCCTCTTGTCAATAACGCATTAGGAAGAGTAAAGTATCCTGTACGGATCTGCTTTTGTAGAGCATCAAATAGTTCAACGATCTGGTCACGTTCTGTAGAGTCAGTCGTTACAACGTAATCATAGTTATCTCCGTTTTGTTTGACATAACCTACTCTATCATCAGGTGTAGCAAAGAACATCATTACTGATCCCACTTTTGCGATCTTTGCCATTGTTGCTTTACCGTCCAAAGTGATCTCTTGCTTGAACTGTCCGATCTCTTTGGTTAAACGCAATGCATCATCATAGCTTGCCCAAGTAAGTGCCAATGCTTTTTCTTGTGTGATATTTTTATTTTCAAGGTCACTTTTGATTTGATGAAGTGCAGCTACACGCTCATCAATTTTGAACGGGATACCTGCTTTTATCTCTTTTTCCAATGATGTGAGTGCATCTTCAATGATCGGTTTAAGATCAACGGTTGTACTTCCTGCAGCCTCAAGCTTCTGCTCTATTTTCTCAATATTTTGCTGAGTCAGTTTAAGTGCCGTCTCTTGTCTGTTGATCTGTGCTTCATTATCAGAGATTTGAAGTGCATAAGATTTCATTTGAGACTTATAAGCATCTTTATTGTTATCTATCTGACTGTAGAGAGCCTCTACTTCGGATCTAAGTTCCATGATAGACTTAACCATTTCATCTTCAGCCATAAGCTGGGGAGAACAAATAAAACTAGCGATTAACGCCATCGATACTATTCTTTTAGGCATTGCCATAATTTACTCCAAGAGGTATAATTTGGCGAATAGTAACTTATGAAAGTTACAAAACGGTAACAAAATTGTTACAAATTTATGACAGGGATATATAAAGAGAAAAGAGAGGAGGGATAAGAGACAAGTATTTACTTGTCTCTTAAAGAAGGATTAATAGCTGTTTCCAGTACCTTCATTGAATTTTCCTTCAAGAGTCACGTCTGAAGTACCAGTGAATCTTGCACCTGTTGATGTACCGTTGATCGTGATGTTCTCAAATGAAGTGTTCGCTGCATCTACTGTATCAGATACACCATCCGCACTCAATGAATAGATCGCAGCATAAGCATCATCTACGTTATCAGTGATCGTACCGTTAAGGAAGTGTCCACCGATACCGTCTTTCTTGAAGTAGATACCACCCTCTTTTGCAGAAGCATTTTGAAGGATACTGAATCCGTCAAATGTTGCGTGAGTTGTTCCTGACATCTCAAATCCAGCGTTACCAGTTGTTTGTACTACGTTAAGGTTTGTTACTGTTCCTGAGAAACCGTCATCGATATCGAAGTGGTCATCTGTACACTCACTTACATCGATATTGCTCATATTCACTGTACCACCCCATGCTTCCACACAGTCATCATCTGATTTATTTACAGTAATGTGGTCAATTGTAGTTCCTGAACCAACACCTACAAGTGAAAGACCGTTGATCTCTTTATCTACATCCATTGTGATACCTGAGTTAAGGATCTTCACATATCTAAGGATACCTGAGTTGTCTGCAAGATCTGTATCTCCGGCAACGAATGAAGGATCCACCTCATATGGAAGAACTTGCGGGTTACCTGCATTACCGATGATTGTTAGACCACCCCATTGCCCTACTGCCGGTGCTGCACCGTCAATCGCAACTTTTGTT
This is a stretch of genomic DNA from Sulfurovum zhangzhouensis. It encodes these proteins:
- a CDS encoding tetratricopeptide repeat protein, translating into MLKKLLTLSVVFFSVLTLQAKETEDQTINHMEIATIMYYDGKYDKALDELQKAKESHMDIEWDKYHNMRGLIFLKEENYQSSINAFKEAILATRKKVYQPPVEDKPQREYLFKIFSKNDKQEKPVVKTPVFDPEKLRKDQIEEIYIYLSQAYYKAGEYLNAVHALDDAGEKGRASASLFTLRAECYWKADQKGSAIDALSRGSKLFPEDATLLKQKFYYFAELKLYQASIDAAKAYMKKVPANAQEYISLAQMLQSAGEGEQAIEILEEAKLKFPSSAKVDILLGHYYNQKEMPHVTADLFEEGSFYDAKYLKEAAEMYRRNGALAHALYLNSMMQDKEEKTKQKVAIYISKGEFEKIIGLKDAMDRYGLLQNDNMRYALAYSYYMVKDYDEAEAHLKKIEDDELFSKATVIRKNIEKCRSNSLECL
- a CDS encoding energy transducer TonB, producing MAKVKFNKDRAKSSALWAMAIGALLMVVLVVSFNAKVEKKEKKVKDPMRYVKMEKLPPKMEKPKPKPKPKPKAQPKAPLPDLGAMLGGLAMNIPEFATGDIIGDGRNLLGDVAADAAMSEGTVDSKPRVISRSPLDYPPEAAKKRIKGYVIVNLLIGKDGSVELAKVIASSPAGVFDQAALRGVRSWRFAPAKYKGNPVKVWAKQKVRFDLN
- a CDS encoding ExbD/TolR family protein, translated to MRIRPKKQEVDNVDVSPLIDMVFILLIFFMVTTTFVKDMKLDINRPSAASASKADSKVVRVYIDNTGQVYIDNQPVQLWAIQSKLRDLLRTSTEKSVLVISDDTIPVETLIDVVDECRMSGAKDVAVSTSKEMG
- a CDS encoding MotA/TolQ/ExbB proton channel family protein, which encodes MLSPFEFVGRFVELMNAGGMVMWVLFVLNFFLWYGLGYRYFILKRGTKGNVRRLINKHETRGEDQVMRGMLDYAVVDALEAAQEAKAIGANVRKHINGVLLPYYSDVNTYRIMIKTIVVLAPLVGLLGTVVGMIETFDALQNSSMFSQGASISGGISKALFTTELGLVVAVPGLIIGRVLDRQAERYELEFEQITDIISTKDAE
- a CDS encoding MotA/TolQ/ExbB proton channel family protein, whose translation is MKAMIMKLFLPIFTLFALLTVTNASELDRAYQKEYAFLKAQKTELAKRLETDKVQQEKDLQLSKEKVEALQSTLLEVSKNAKTSSEKLEKLSKALADKEDNGGLVGNVVNQARLTLEPYGVKMGDDNKTTDVQKIQQALSVSTKLYGELSSIRNEKGEFYLPDGKKVEGDIVKVGNVAAYGISKDAAGALAPAGNGAYKLWNAVGSSDDAKAMYAKKPNDTVNIFVYENLDKEVDYVKEKTFVETMEDGGIIGYIIFALGLFGLVLLGLRVINLMKASTNVNDITQIVVEKVESGKKHEALDAIKGFEGSTARVIKSALRNIDKDREHVEDVIMENILNESTQIDRFGGFVLVIAAVAPLMGLLGTVTGMIETFDVITEFGTGDPKLLSGGISAALVTTMQGLIVAIPLLLIGNLLSGWAQGIKDSMEQNALHIVNLYEKYRG
- a CDS encoding DUF3450 family protein, translating into MAMPKRIVSMALIASFICSPQLMAEDEMVKSIMELRSEVEALYSQIDNNKDAYKSQMKSYALQISDNEAQINRQETALKLTQQNIEKIEQKLEAAGSTTVDLKPIIEDALTSLEKEIKAGIPFKIDERVAALHQIKSDLENKNITQEKALALTWASYDDALRLTKEIGQFKQEITLDGKATMAKIAKVGSVMMFFATPDDRVGYVKQNGDNYDYVVTTDSTERDQIVELFDALQKQIRTGYFTLPNALLTRGVN